The nucleotide window AGAAAATTTCCCACTATTGTCTCATCATGTGGAAAATCGACGATCTCGACCGGAAAATACTGCACCAACTGCAACGCGACGCATCCCTTGGGCTGGAGGAGATCGGCACCCGCGTCGGCCTCTCGCGCAACGCCTGCTGGCGCCGCATCAAGACGATGGAGGAGGCCGGCATCATCCGCGCCCGCGTCACGCTTCTGGATGCCGCCAAGCTGAACCTCGGCCTCACCGTCTTCATCCAGGTCCGCGCCGCCAAGCATGACGCTCAATGGCTCGAAACCTTCGCCCGCGCCACCCGCGCCCTGCCGGAAATCCAGGGCGTCTACCGCATGACCGGCGATCTCGATTACCTGATCCGCGCCCGCGTGGCGGACATGGCCGACTACGACCGGCTCTACCAGACGCTCGTCGCCCGCGTGCCGATGCGCGACGTCTCCGCCAGCTTCGTGATGGAGGAAATCAAGGACACCACGGCCCTGCCGCTATGACCCTCTTGGCGCCAAGGGCGCCCGGACCCGCTAGTTCCGCGCCCCCGACATGGTGCCGAAGAAATCGATGTCCTCCACCGTGATCACCCCGCCCAGTATGACATAGGCCGCAATCGCCCACAGCACGAACGCCACGCCGGTCACGATGATGAATTTCTTGCGCAGGTGATGCTTCTCGGGCGATCCCTTGTGCGTACCGTCCACGGTCGTGCCCGCCTCGCCCTGCGTCTGGATGCGGATCGGCAGGGCGATCAGGAAGGTCATGAACCAGATCACCAGAAACAGAACGATGCCCGACGCGATTCCCATCAGACCTGCTCCAGTTCCACAAGGCAGCCGTTGAAATCCTTGGGATGCAAGAACAGCACCGGCTTGCCATGCGCCCCGATCTTGGGCTCGCCGCTGCCCAGCACCCGCGCGCCGCTTTCCTTCAGGCGGTCGCGGGCGGCGAGGATGTCCTCGACCTCGTAACAGACGTGGTGAATACCGCCCGCCGGGTTCTTTTCCAGGAACCCGTTGATCGGGCTGTCCTCGCCCAACGGATACAGCAATTCGATCTTGGTGTTCGGCAGTTCGATGAAAATCACCGTCACGCCGTGATCAGGCTCGTCCTGCGGCGCGCCCACATTGGCGCCCAATGCGGTGCGATACTGGTCCGCCGCCGCCTCGAGGTCGGGCACGGCGATGGCCACGTGGTTCAGGCGTCCGATCATGGCGCACTCCCTTCGTCTGTCAGGTTCTGCGCATGTTATGGGCCTCTCGCGCCGCAGGGGCAAGCGACACGCCGACGCAACCCCGCGGCCCTCGCACCCGTTTCGGCGAAATTTTTGCCGCATGCTTAACCCTTCGTTAGCCATGGCTGCTTAGCGTCGAGCCTGTTCGGGACCCATTCCCGCATGTGCCACTCACCAGGAGCAGCCCCATGGAC belongs to Roseovarius sp. THAF27 and includes:
- a CDS encoding Lrp/AsnC family transcriptional regulator; this encodes MWKIDDLDRKILHQLQRDASLGLEEIGTRVGLSRNACWRRIKTMEEAGIIRARVTLLDAAKLNLGLTVFIQVRAAKHDAQWLETFARATRALPEIQGVYRMTGDLDYLIRARVADMADYDRLYQTLVARVPMRDVSASFVMEEIKDTTALPL
- a CDS encoding DUF1467 family protein, yielding MGIASGIVLFLVIWFMTFLIALPIRIQTQGEAGTTVDGTHKGSPEKHHLRKKFIIVTGVAFVLWAIAAYVILGGVITVEDIDFFGTMSGARN
- the mce gene encoding methylmalonyl-CoA epimerase, producing MIGRLNHVAIAVPDLEAAADQYRTALGANVGAPQDEPDHGVTVIFIELPNTKIELLYPLGEDSPINGFLEKNPAGGIHHVCYEVEDILAARDRLKESGARVLGSGEPKIGAHGKPVLFLHPKDFNGCLVELEQV